From a region of the Qipengyuania spongiae genome:
- a CDS encoding NUDIX hydrolase, producing the protein MSVPDHDADEQIVWQGKYVVAKTRGRWEYVGRTRQIRAAVILAVEDGHILLVEQYRVPLGRNCLELPAGLIGDDEGAEDEDDLAAAGRELAEETGYRTDRLEDLGQFWSSPGMVSESFTLVRATGLTRIHDGGGTESENITVHRVPLAGLSSFVAAKRAEGCGIDVRLLLALGQNILAGE; encoded by the coding sequence TTGAGCGTCCCCGACCACGATGCGGACGAGCAGATCGTCTGGCAGGGCAAGTATGTGGTCGCCAAGACGCGCGGCCGTTGGGAATATGTCGGGCGCACGCGCCAGATCCGCGCGGCGGTGATCCTGGCGGTCGAGGACGGGCATATCCTCCTCGTCGAGCAATATCGCGTGCCGCTCGGGCGCAATTGCCTCGAGCTTCCGGCAGGGCTGATCGGCGATGACGAGGGCGCCGAGGACGAGGACGATCTCGCCGCCGCCGGGCGCGAGCTGGCGGAGGAGACCGGCTACCGTACCGACCGGCTCGAGGATCTCGGCCAGTTCTGGTCCTCTCCCGGAATGGTCAGCGAGAGCTTCACCCTCGTGCGAGCCACCGGCCTAACCCGCATCCACGACGGCGGCGGAACGGAGAGCGAGAACATCACCGTCCACCGCGTGCCGCTGGCCGGACTTTCGTCCTTCGTCGCCGCCAAGCGCGCCGAAGGTTGCGGAATCGATGTCCGCCTGCTCTTGGCTCTGGGACAGAATATCCTCGCGGGAGAGTGA
- a CDS encoding TPM domain-containing protein: MARYLDENGHRIVSDAVAEAELATSGEIVTVLADRSDGYSDVILVWAAGMAFTAMSLFALFPASFTDLWDRLVGGWTHEWTDGELASMTIGLGLLAFVLTWLLLSWDRLTYLCVPGPVKTARVHDTAIRHFKVGAERRTHGRTGVLLYLSMREHRAEIVADQPIAEIVPAEVWGEAMADMLSEIRHGRVAEGLAAGIRDVGAVLAEHFPRSDDDVNELPDRLIEV, from the coding sequence ATGGCGCGCTATCTCGACGAGAACGGGCACCGCATCGTGTCGGACGCCGTGGCCGAGGCCGAGCTTGCCACCAGCGGCGAGATCGTGACCGTGCTCGCCGACCGCTCCGACGGGTACAGCGACGTGATCCTCGTCTGGGCGGCGGGCATGGCCTTCACCGCGATGAGCCTGTTCGCGCTCTTCCCCGCGTCCTTCACCGATCTATGGGACAGGCTGGTCGGCGGCTGGACGCACGAATGGACCGATGGCGAGCTTGCCAGCATGACCATCGGTCTCGGCCTTCTCGCCTTCGTCCTCACCTGGCTGCTGCTGAGCTGGGACCGGCTGACCTATCTCTGCGTGCCCGGCCCGGTTAAGACCGCGCGGGTCCACGACACCGCGATCCGCCACTTCAAGGTCGGTGCCGAACGCCGCACCCACGGCCGCACGGGCGTGCTGCTCTATCTCTCGATGCGCGAGCACCGGGCCGAGATCGTTGCCGACCAGCCCATCGCCGAAATCGTCCCAGCCGAAGTGTGGGGCGAGGCGATGGCCGACATGCTGTCCGAGATCAGGCACGGCCGTGTCGCCGAGGGGCTGGCCGCGGGCATTCGCGATGTCGGCGCGGTGCTGGCCGAGCATTTCCCGCGCTCGGACGACGACGTCAACGAACTGCCCGACCGGTTGATCGAGGTTTGA
- a CDS encoding TPM domain-containing protein, with the protein MRALARLILALAVWAGLALPAAAQTFPERGNAPVVDAANIIDEATEARLTQKLDQFEQANQRQFVIATIPSLEGYDISDYGYRLGREWALGDAERNDGIILIVAPNERKMRVEVGYGLEGIIPDGLAFEYVEGMKPYFREGDYSGGIEWGADQILAQLQLPPEEAAAVAQAASQQRERDGGFPIGGLIWIGFILFFFVLPMLRGGGRRRRYRRGAGGVVGDILLWEAGKAIARGVGGHDGGGWGGGGFGGGGGGFGGFSGGGGSFGGGGASGGW; encoded by the coding sequence ATGCGCGCTCTCGCTCGCCTGATCCTCGCGCTCGCGGTGTGGGCGGGGCTTGCCCTGCCCGCCGCGGCGCAGACCTTTCCCGAGCGCGGCAACGCGCCGGTGGTCGACGCGGCGAACATCATCGACGAGGCGACCGAGGCACGGCTGACGCAGAAGCTCGACCAGTTCGAACAGGCTAACCAGCGCCAGTTCGTGATCGCGACGATCCCGAGCCTCGAAGGTTATGACATCTCCGATTACGGCTACCGCCTGGGCCGCGAATGGGCGCTGGGCGATGCGGAGCGCAACGACGGCATCATCCTGATCGTCGCTCCCAACGAGCGCAAGATGCGGGTCGAGGTCGGCTACGGGCTGGAGGGTATCATACCCGACGGGCTCGCCTTCGAATATGTCGAGGGGATGAAGCCTTATTTCCGCGAAGGCGACTACTCCGGTGGGATCGAATGGGGGGCGGACCAGATCCTCGCCCAGCTCCAGCTCCCGCCCGAGGAAGCGGCGGCGGTCGCGCAGGCGGCGAGCCAGCAGCGCGAGCGGGACGGCGGCTTTCCCATCGGCGGGTTGATCTGGATCGGCTTCATCCTGTTCTTCTTCGTCCTCCCGATGCTGCGAGGCGGCGGACGCAGACGGCGTTATCGCCGGGGCGCGGGCGGCGTTGTCGGCGACATCCTGCTGTGGGAAGCCGGCAAGGCGATCGCGCGCGGCGTGGGCGGTCATGACGGTGGCGGCTGGGGTGGAGGCGGTTTCGGCGGCGGCGGTGGCGGCTTCGGCGGCTTCTCCGGCGGCGGCGGCAGTTTCGGGGGCGGCGGCGCCTCCGGGGGGTGGTAG
- a CDS encoding LemA family protein, with product MNRIAAMKASIVAAAALALSACGINSVPTAEENAKAKWADVEAAFQERANLIPNLEQITMSSAEQERQTLNEVISARASATRPEIQLDGDDLQNPEAMAQYQQAQNSLGGALSRLLVSVERYPELRSQENFGRFMTQIEGQENRIRVAIRDYNEAVRQYNTTIRTFPDTIGANIIHGAEPMVPYEAVSEGAEVAPTLDMRSDSAAN from the coding sequence ATGAACCGCATCGCCGCCATGAAGGCCTCCATCGTCGCTGCCGCCGCGCTGGCGCTCTCGGCCTGCGGGATCAACTCCGTGCCCACGGCGGAGGAAAATGCGAAGGCCAAATGGGCCGATGTCGAGGCCGCATTTCAGGAACGCGCGAACCTGATCCCCAATCTCGAGCAGATCACCATGTCGAGTGCCGAGCAGGAACGCCAGACGCTGAACGAGGTGATCTCTGCCCGCGCCTCGGCCACACGGCCGGAAATCCAGCTCGACGGCGACGATCTCCAGAACCCGGAAGCGATGGCGCAGTACCAACAGGCTCAGAACAGCCTCGGCGGCGCGCTCTCGCGTCTGCTCGTCTCGGTCGAACGCTATCCCGAACTGCGCAGCCAGGAGAATTTCGGCCGCTTCATGACCCAGATCGAGGGGCAGGAGAATCGCATCCGTGTCGCCATCCGCGACTACAACGAGGCGGTGCGTCAGTATAACACCACGATCCGCACCTTCCCCGACACGATCGGCGCCAACATCATCCACGGCGCCGAGCCGATGGTGCCCTACGAAGCGGTGAGCGAAGGCGCCGAAGTCGCCCCGACGCTCGACATGCGTTCGGACAGCGCCGCGAATTGA
- the mscL gene encoding large conductance mechanosensitive channel protein MscL: MALGTEFRKFIARGNVVDLAVGVVIGAAFSGIVTQLTEAIIMPLIGWVFGDIDFSNWFIQLGSVPEGYEGALDNYEQLKEAGVAMIGYGALITAVINFLIVAFALFMLVRGVNRVTEEMQRKQMETEDSSKNPEVPTDPQLDVLKKILAELKNEKSGASSTSH; this comes from the coding sequence ATGGCGTTGGGAACCGAGTTCAGGAAATTCATCGCGCGCGGCAACGTGGTCGATCTGGCTGTCGGCGTGGTGATCGGCGCGGCGTTCAGCGGGATCGTAACCCAGTTGACCGAAGCGATCATCATGCCGCTGATCGGATGGGTGTTCGGCGATATCGATTTTTCCAACTGGTTCATCCAGCTCGGCTCGGTGCCCGAGGGTTACGAGGGCGCGCTCGACAATTACGAGCAGCTCAAGGAAGCCGGCGTCGCGATGATCGGCTACGGCGCGCTGATCACCGCGGTGATCAACTTCCTGATTGTCGCCTTCGCGCTGTTCATGCTGGTGCGCGGGGTCAACCGGGTGACCGAGGAAATGCAGCGCAAGCAGATGGAGACCGAGGACAGCTCGAAAAATCCCGAGGTCCCGACCGACCCCCAGCTCGACGTGCTGAAGAAGATCTTGGCCGAATTGAAGAACGAAAAGTCGGGCGCTTCATCCACTTCACATTAA
- a CDS encoding endonuclease/exonuclease/phosphatase family protein — MLDFVREPSIYLAALIGVLAVFFVRRGRWVAIALLAGTVAINLARIWPYSFLAPAQIPLPDHVDGMSCAKVLSLNVLQTNDRYQRTADLIDRVDPDIVLLMETNGQWLDALEPQLSRYGYRLERLLDNTYGMIFATKLDVDRAAMVSATDTDTPTLYATLRTDDGARFEVVGLHPRPPRPGRSTENRDAIIARAGARTPDRLSNVLAIGDFNDVPWSRTTQNFREEGGYLDPRAGRGSYATFPASLVTFGWPLDQIMVKDGVKVESLEIGPDVGSDHLPLLARVCVDPAAGQSDAPDAALRRNEGEAD, encoded by the coding sequence ATGCTCGACTTCGTACGCGAGCCCTCGATCTATCTTGCCGCCCTGATCGGCGTTCTCGCGGTCTTTTTTGTCAGAAGGGGGAGATGGGTCGCCATAGCTCTGCTGGCAGGTACGGTTGCGATCAATCTGGCGCGCATCTGGCCCTATAGCTTTCTCGCTCCGGCACAGATACCCTTGCCCGACCACGTCGACGGGATGAGCTGTGCGAAGGTTCTTTCACTGAACGTTCTCCAGACGAACGATCGCTACCAGCGGACCGCCGATCTGATCGACCGGGTCGATCCCGATATCGTCTTGTTGATGGAAACAAATGGGCAGTGGCTCGACGCGCTCGAGCCGCAACTCTCGCGCTACGGCTACCGCCTGGAACGCCTGCTCGACAACACTTATGGCATGATCTTCGCGACGAAGCTCGACGTGGACAGGGCAGCGATGGTTTCGGCAACCGACACCGATACGCCGACTCTTTACGCGACTCTGCGTACCGACGACGGAGCGCGATTTGAAGTGGTGGGCCTGCATCCCCGACCGCCGCGGCCGGGCAGGAGCACCGAAAACCGCGATGCGATCATCGCCCGGGCCGGTGCGCGGACGCCCGACCGGTTGAGCAATGTTCTCGCGATCGGGGATTTCAACGACGTGCCCTGGTCGCGCACCACGCAGAACTTTCGCGAGGAAGGTGGCTATCTCGATCCGCGTGCGGGACGCGGGAGTTACGCGACCTTCCCCGCGAGCCTGGTCACGTTCGGATGGCCGCTCGATCAGATCATGGTAAAGGACGGAGTGAAGGTTGAAAGCCTGGAGATCGGGCCGGATGTCGGCTCCGACCATCTGCCCCTGCTGGCGAGAGTATGCGTCGACCCGGCGGCCGGGCAATCCGACGCACCCGATGCCGCCTTGCGGAGAAACGAGGGCGAAGCGGACTGA
- a CDS encoding N-succinylarginine dihydrolase yields MSGLVEINFDGIVGPSHNYAGLSLGNIASASHKGDPSYPRKAALQGIAKMRANMELGLVQGFLLPLPRPNGEFLHALGADRETDRALVAAAWSASSMWTANAATVSPAPDTADGRCHLTPANLVTMPHRAQEWRDTRAQLAIAFADPRHFAIHDAILPSFGDEGAANHMRFCEGHGAPGVEVFVYGRQGGKFPARQHQQASHAVARLHGLDPAKCVFVEQNPEAIEAGAFHNDVVAVANERVLFTHARAFADREGAYGAIRAAFPALEVVEVETDQVTLDEAIRTYLFNAQLLSLPDGGMELVVPDECRESASVSVYLDRMARDNGPIGSVRYVDVRQSMANGGGPACLRLRVVADPATVDPRFLMDERNVERIEAVVAEMWPEQIDPADIGNEALAKQVVEAREGLLGVLSLDELG; encoded by the coding sequence GTGAGCGGACTGGTCGAGATCAATTTCGACGGCATTGTCGGGCCGAGCCACAATTACGCCGGGCTCAGCCTCGGCAATATTGCCAGCGCCAGCCACAAGGGCGACCCCTCCTATCCGCGCAAGGCCGCGTTGCAGGGCATCGCTAAGATGCGCGCCAACATGGAGCTAGGTCTGGTGCAGGGTTTCCTCTTGCCCCTGCCCCGGCCCAATGGCGAGTTTCTCCATGCGCTGGGCGCGGATCGCGAGACCGATCGCGCGCTGGTCGCCGCCGCCTGGTCGGCCAGCAGCATGTGGACCGCAAACGCCGCCACGGTCAGCCCGGCGCCCGACACCGCCGACGGGCGCTGCCACCTGACGCCGGCCAATCTCGTCACCATGCCCCACCGGGCGCAGGAATGGCGGGACACCAGGGCGCAGCTCGCCATCGCTTTTGCCGACCCGCGCCACTTCGCGATCCACGATGCCATCCTGCCCAGCTTCGGTGACGAGGGCGCGGCGAACCACATGCGCTTTTGCGAGGGCCATGGCGCGCCCGGTGTCGAAGTCTTCGTCTATGGCCGGCAGGGCGGCAAATTCCCCGCCCGCCAGCATCAACAGGCCAGCCACGCGGTGGCGCGACTGCATGGCCTCGATCCGGCGAAATGCGTGTTCGTCGAACAGAACCCGGAGGCGATCGAAGCGGGCGCGTTCCACAACGATGTCGTCGCCGTCGCCAACGAAAGGGTGCTGTTCACCCACGCCCGCGCCTTCGCGGATCGTGAGGGCGCCTACGGGGCGATCCGCGCGGCGTTTCCCGCTCTCGAAGTGGTCGAGGTGGAAACGGATCAGGTAACGCTGGACGAAGCGATCCGCACCTACCTTTTTAACGCCCAGCTACTCTCGTTGCCCGACGGCGGGATGGAACTGGTCGTGCCCGACGAATGCCGCGAGAGCGCCAGCGTCTCGGTCTATCTCGACCGCATGGCGCGCGACAATGGCCCGATCGGATCGGTGCGCTATGTCGATGTGCGCCAGTCCATGGCCAATGGCGGCGGCCCGGCCTGCCTGCGCCTGCGCGTGGTGGCCGATCCCGCAACGGTCGATCCGCGCTTCCTGATGGACGAACGCAACGTCGAGCGGATCGAGGCGGTGGTCGCCGAAATGTGGCCCGAGCAGATCGACCCGGCCGATATCGGCAACGAGGCGCTCGCCAAACAGGTGGTCGAGGCACGCGAGGGATTGCTGGGTGTCCTGTCCCTGGACGAGCTTGGATGA
- a CDS encoding arginine N-succinyltransferase, with product MSFRLRAARPADIEPLYEMAKLTGGGFTNLPADRDALGAKLARAEDAFTRDDDELGDDLFVLVLENVETGQVRGTCQLFSQVGQRWPFYSYRLNTLTQHSQELGRTVRAELLSLVTDLEGSSEVGGLFLHPNERAGGLGLLLARSRYLFVAMHRARFAERILAELRGIIDDSGGSPFWDGVAGRFFGMSFQEADYFNAINGNQFIADLMPKHPVYVAMLEDEARKVIGLPHPTGRAAMRMLEKEGFAAEGYVDIFDGGPTMTARTDQVKSIRDSVPSTLSSTELDIGERALVATGTLGSFRCAYGMRELDADGNASIDERCARTLEVGPGDEIWSVAR from the coding sequence TTGAGTTTTCGCCTGCGCGCGGCCCGTCCCGCCGATATCGAACCGCTTTACGAGATGGCCAAGCTGACGGGCGGCGGCTTCACCAATCTTCCCGCCGACCGCGACGCGCTCGGCGCCAAGCTCGCCCGCGCCGAGGACGCCTTCACTCGGGATGACGACGAACTGGGCGACGATCTCTTCGTATTGGTGCTGGAGAATGTCGAAACCGGGCAAGTCCGCGGCACCTGCCAGCTGTTCAGCCAGGTCGGGCAACGCTGGCCGTTCTACTCCTATCGCCTCAACACGCTGACACAGCACAGTCAGGAACTGGGCCGCACGGTGCGCGCCGAACTGCTGAGCCTCGTTACCGATCTGGAAGGGTCGAGCGAGGTCGGCGGACTGTTCCTCCACCCCAACGAGCGGGCCGGCGGGCTCGGTCTGCTGCTCGCGCGCAGTCGCTACCTCTTCGTCGCCATGCACCGCGCCCGCTTTGCCGAGCGTATCCTCGCCGAATTGCGCGGCATCATCGACGACAGCGGCGGATCGCCCTTCTGGGACGGGGTCGCGGGGCGCTTTTTTGGCATGAGCTTTCAGGAGGCGGACTATTTCAACGCCATCAACGGCAACCAGTTCATCGCCGACCTGATGCCCAAGCACCCGGTCTATGTGGCGATGCTGGAAGACGAGGCGCGCAAGGTGATTGGCCTGCCTCACCCCACCGGCCGCGCGGCGATGCGGATGCTGGAGAAGGAAGGCTTCGCGGCGGAAGGCTATGTCGACATTTTCGACGGCGGGCCGACGATGACGGCGCGCACCGACCAGGTGAAGAGCATCCGCGATTCCGTTCCCTCGACATTGTCCTCGACCGAACTCGACATCGGCGAGCGCGCACTGGTAGCGACCGGGACGCTCGGCAGCTTCCGCTGCGCCTACGGGATGCGCGAGCTGGATGCGGATGGCAACGCCTCGATCGATGAGCGCTGCGCCCGGACGCTTGAGGTCGGTCCCGGTGACGAGATCTGGAGCGTGGCGCGGTGA
- a CDS encoding hydrolase, with product MKPIEHTSTRHLESIDGDAMLAETLDWARVNSGTANLDGLATMAGKLADAFAALPGEVELVEPAKVTAISAEGEEFEKPHGRHMVLRVRPEAERRVVLTGHMDTVYPADHPFQDIAWLDAETVNGPGTADMKGGLDVILHALKAFENTPDAARLGYDVMINSDEETGSLASRGLIEELARGKYAALTYEPSALPDGTLAHARGGTGNYSITLRGRSAHAGRNPQDGRNAIVAASDLVLRIVELAAEDITINPAKIEGGAANNVVPDLAILRFNIRPKSTDAMERFDGQLDAILDSVAARHEVSAHRHGGVTRPPKPVDARAQKLFDLVRDCGASLDQTIGWQPTGGVCDGNNIAATGVPVVDTMGVRGGKIHSPDEFMIVPSLVERAALSALVLERLASGDPL from the coding sequence ATGAAACCCATCGAACACACCTCTACCCGCCACCTCGAATCCATCGACGGCGACGCCATGCTCGCCGAAACGCTCGACTGGGCGCGTGTGAACAGCGGGACCGCCAATCTGGACGGTCTGGCAACCATGGCGGGCAAGCTCGCCGACGCCTTCGCCGCCCTGCCGGGGGAGGTCGAGCTGGTCGAACCGGCTAAGGTCACCGCAATCTCCGCCGAGGGAGAGGAGTTCGAGAAACCTCACGGTCGCCACATGGTCCTGCGCGTGCGCCCGGAAGCGGAGCGGCGTGTGGTGCTGACCGGGCACATGGACACGGTCTATCCCGCCGATCATCCGTTTCAGGACATCGCCTGGCTCGACGCGGAGACGGTCAACGGCCCCGGCACCGCCGACATGAAGGGCGGGCTCGACGTGATCCTCCACGCTCTGAAGGCCTTCGAGAACACGCCCGACGCCGCCCGGCTGGGTTACGACGTGATGATCAATTCCGACGAGGAGACCGGCAGCCTCGCCAGCCGCGGTCTGATCGAGGAACTGGCGCGCGGGAAATACGCCGCGCTGACTTACGAGCCCTCCGCCCTGCCCGACGGCACCCTCGCCCATGCGCGCGGCGGCACGGGCAATTACTCGATCACCCTGCGCGGCCGTTCCGCCCATGCCGGACGCAATCCGCAGGACGGGCGCAACGCCATCGTCGCAGCGAGCGATCTGGTGCTGCGGATCGTCGAGCTGGCGGCGGAGGACATCACGATCAACCCGGCCAAGATCGAGGGCGGCGCGGCGAACAACGTCGTCCCCGACCTCGCCATTCTGCGCTTCAACATCCGGCCCAAATCGACCGATGCGATGGAGCGGTTCGACGGCCAGCTCGACGCGATCCTCGACTCGGTCGCCGCGCGGCACGAGGTATCGGCGCATCGCCATGGCGGCGTCACCCGTCCGCCCAAGCCAGTCGACGCGCGCGCGCAGAAGCTGTTCGACCTCGTGCGCGATTGCGGCGCCTCGCTCGACCAGACGATCGGCTGGCAGCCTACCGGCGGGGTGTGCGATGGCAACAACATCGCCGCCACCGGCGTCCCCGTGGTGGACACGATGGGCGTGCGCGGCGGCAAGATCCATTCGCCCGACGAATTCATGATCGTCCCCAGCCTGGTCGAGCGTGCGGCCCTGTCCGCGCTCGTGCTTGAACGGCTGGCTTCCGGAGACCCGCTTTGA
- a CDS encoding malate synthase G, whose translation MRDYTTRGGIEVDPALADFIETEVLAGLGRDADAFWSGFADLLARFAPRNRELLERRDELQAAIDDWHTERAGKPHDAVAYRAFLEEIGYLVPEPADFTIGTDNVDPEIATMAGPQLVVPVLNARFLLNAANARWGSLYDALYGTDALDAPPPRPGGYDQDRGAAVVAEARRFLDEALPLKAGSWADISGEDYGELADEGQFVGTTPGGLLFRNNGLHIEILFDREHPVGRADGAGICDIKLEAALTTIADLEDSIAAVDADDKLLAYSNWLGVIRGNLEDSFEKNGQHQTRRLADDRHYTDRDGESRTLNGRSLMFVRNVGHLMTNPAMRWDGADIPEGIMDAVVTGAIGALDVAGKTRFGNSRHGSIYIVKPKMHGPDECALTDELFDAVEDLLDLPRHTMKVGVMDEERRTSANLAACIHAVRNRIVFINTGFLDRTGDEIHTSMRAGPMMRKGEMKNAAWLKAYEARNVGIGLAHGLSGRAQIGKGMWAAPDLMGKMMIEKIGHLRAGANTAWVPSPTAATLHAIHYHRENVFTIQQSLPDAGKLDELLTIPLADGTNWSEEEIREELDNNCQGLLGYVVRWIDQGVGCSKVPDIDDVGLMEDRATLRISSQHIANWLLHGVVNERQVMDSLRRMAGRVDDQNAGDPGYEPLLENPDGPAFSAAKDLIFKGVEQPSGYTEPLLHSWRREKKAQSAR comes from the coding sequence ATGAGGGATTACACGACACGCGGCGGGATCGAGGTCGATCCCGCGCTTGCCGATTTCATCGAGACGGAGGTTCTCGCCGGTCTCGGCCGCGATGCCGATGCGTTCTGGAGCGGCTTTGCCGACCTCCTCGCTCGCTTCGCGCCGCGCAATCGCGAACTGCTCGAGCGGCGCGACGAATTGCAGGCGGCGATCGACGACTGGCACACTGAACGCGCCGGCAAGCCGCACGACGCGGTCGCCTATCGCGCCTTCTTGGAAGAGATCGGCTATCTCGTCCCCGAACCCGCCGATTTCACCATCGGGACGGATAATGTCGATCCGGAGATCGCGACGATGGCCGGGCCGCAACTGGTGGTTCCGGTGCTCAACGCGCGCTTCCTGCTCAACGCCGCCAATGCGCGCTGGGGCAGCCTCTACGATGCGCTTTACGGCACCGACGCGCTCGACGCGCCGCCGCCGCGTCCGGGCGGCTACGATCAGGATCGCGGCGCTGCGGTGGTGGCCGAAGCAAGGCGGTTCCTCGACGAAGCCTTGCCGTTGAAAGCGGGAAGCTGGGCCGATATCTCAGGCGAGGATTACGGCGAGCTTGCGGACGAGGGCCAGTTCGTCGGCACCACGCCCGGCGGTCTCCTGTTCCGCAACAACGGGCTCCATATCGAGATCCTGTTCGACCGCGAGCATCCCGTCGGACGCGCGGACGGGGCGGGCATTTGCGACATCAAGCTGGAAGCGGCGCTTACCACCATCGCCGATCTCGAGGATTCGATCGCCGCAGTGGATGCCGACGACAAGCTCTTGGCCTATTCGAACTGGCTCGGTGTGATCCGCGGCAATCTGGAGGACAGTTTCGAGAAAAACGGGCAGCACCAGACCCGGCGGCTGGCCGACGACCGGCATTATACCGACCGGGATGGCGAGAGCCGCACGCTGAACGGGCGCAGCCTCATGTTCGTCCGCAATGTCGGCCATCTGATGACCAATCCTGCCATGCGCTGGGACGGCGCGGACATTCCCGAAGGGATCATGGATGCCGTCGTCACCGGCGCGATCGGCGCGCTCGACGTCGCGGGCAAGACGCGGTTCGGCAATTCGCGGCATGGCAGCATCTATATCGTGAAGCCCAAGATGCACGGGCCGGACGAGTGTGCCCTTACCGACGAGCTGTTCGACGCGGTCGAGGACCTGCTCGATCTGCCGCGCCACACGATGAAGGTCGGCGTGATGGACGAGGAGCGGCGCACATCCGCCAACCTTGCCGCCTGCATCCACGCGGTGCGGAACCGGATCGTCTTCATCAACACCGGCTTCCTCGACCGGACGGGCGACGAGATCCACACCTCGATGCGGGCCGGGCCGATGATGCGAAAGGGCGAGATGAAGAACGCCGCCTGGCTCAAGGCGTACGAGGCGCGCAATGTCGGCATCGGTCTAGCCCATGGCCTGTCGGGCCGGGCGCAGATCGGCAAGGGCATGTGGGCGGCGCCCGACCTGATGGGCAAGATGATGATCGAGAAGATCGGCCATCTGCGTGCCGGCGCCAACACCGCCTGGGTGCCGAGCCCGACCGCCGCGACCCTCCACGCGATCCACTATCACCGCGAGAACGTCTTCACGATCCAGCAGTCGCTCCCCGATGCCGGGAAGCTGGACGAGCTCCTGACCATTCCGCTGGCCGATGGCACGAACTGGTCGGAAGAGGAAATCCGCGAGGAGCTGGACAACAATTGCCAGGGTCTGCTCGGCTATGTCGTGCGCTGGATCGACCAAGGGGTCGGCTGCTCCAAGGTCCCCGATATCGACGATGTCGGCCTGATGGAGGATCGTGCGACCTTGCGGATTTCCAGCCAGCACATCGCCAACTGGTTGCTTCATGGCGTGGTCAACGAACGCCAGGTGATGGACAGTCTCCGCCGGATGGCGGGCAGGGTGGACGATCAGAATGCCGGCGATCCGGGCTACGAACCGTTGCTGGAAAATCCCGATGGCCCGGCTTTCTCCGCGGCGAAGGATCTGATCTTCAAGGGCGTCGAGCAGCCGAGCGGCTACACCGAACCGCTGCTGCACAGCTGGCGGCGCGAGAAGAAGGCGCAGTCTGCTCGCTAG
- the rsmA gene encoding 16S rRNA (adenine(1518)-N(6)/adenine(1519)-N(6))-dimethyltransferase RsmA, which translates to MADLPPLREVIARHDLRASKALGQNFLLDEQLLDRIAAIPGDLGDSAVLEIGPGPGGLTRALLRAGARVTAIEMDRRCLPALAELGEAYPGRLRVIEGDALAIDHDALMGEPYAVVANLPYNVGTALFTRWLGGQEWPPRWTSLTLMFQQEVAQRIVAAPDSSAYGRLAVLAQWRGQAKLAMKVHRSAFTPPPKVMSAIVHVEPGAMPEGVSALALERLTAAAFGQRRKMLRQSLKGVPGAAEALDTLGIEPTRRAETLSVADFVAIARELSAGSSAR; encoded by the coding sequence GTGGCTGACCTCCCCCCCCTGCGCGAGGTGATCGCGAGACACGATCTCAGAGCATCGAAGGCGTTGGGGCAGAATTTCCTGCTCGACGAGCAATTGCTCGACCGCATCGCCGCGATTCCGGGCGATCTTGGCGACAGCGCGGTGCTTGAGATCGGCCCCGGCCCCGGCGGCTTGACGCGGGCGCTGCTGCGCGCCGGCGCGCGGGTGACCGCGATCGAGATGGACCGCCGCTGCCTCCCCGCCTTGGCCGAACTCGGCGAAGCCTATCCGGGACGGCTGCGGGTCATCGAAGGCGATGCGCTCGCGATCGACCACGATGCCCTGATGGGCGAGCCCTACGCCGTGGTCGCCAACCTGCCCTACAATGTCGGTACCGCGCTGTTCACCCGCTGGCTGGGCGGGCAGGAGTGGCCGCCGCGCTGGACCTCGCTGACGCTAATGTTCCAGCAGGAGGTCGCGCAACGGATCGTCGCCGCGCCCGACAGCTCGGCCTATGGCCGGCTCGCCGTCCTCGCCCAATGGCGCGGACAGGCAAAGCTGGCAATGAAAGTGCATCGCAGCGCCTTCACCCCGCCCCCCAAGGTCATGAGCGCCATCGTCCATGTCGAACCCGGCGCAATGCCCGAAGGCGTCTCGGCGCTCGCGCTCGAACGGCTCACCGCCGCCGCCTTCGGCCAGCGCCGCAAGATGCTGCGTCAGAGCCTGAAGGGCGTACCCGGCGCGGCAGAGGCGCTCGATACGCTGGGCATCGAGCCGACCCGGCGGGCCGAGACGCTAAGCGTCGCGGACTTCGTCGCCATCGCCCGCGAATTGTCGGCAGGCAGCTCCGCCCGCTAG